Genomic DNA from Candidatus Omnitrophota bacterium:
CTTTTTTAGGTTCTTCGAATGTCTTCCATCTCAACGGCCGATCGTGCTGGTGCAGTTTGATCCGCTTGGCCATTTCCCTGTCCAACGCCTGACAGGTGGCGATGAACGCCACTTTCTTATGCTTTTCAGCGAGGCTGGCGGCGTATGTGCTTTTTCCGCTCCTTGCCCCCCCTGTTATAAAGATTATCTTTCCCATATTTTGTAGACGTTGTAGCTAACTCTTTTTGTTATAGATGTTTACAAATAAATGTTTTTGCTTCCTTAATTTGTAATTTATTTGTAGCTTCTTCCCGGACGTTGGTTTATGAACGACGTCTACAATAGTGGCGGTCGCCGGGCTGGGGATATATTCCCAGAACTTTTTATTACGCAATATTCTGGTAAGGAATATGCTGATCGAGCCGCCGTGGCAGACTATTGCTATGGTTTTGTCCTTGTTGCTTTTGACTATTCCGTTTATCGCTTTTTCTATCCTGTTCTTGAACGCGTTCAGGTTTTCCGCTTTAGGCATAGGGTTGGAATAAGGGCTTTTAAACCATTTCCGGTAAGCGGCCGGATATTTTTTAAGTATCTGTTCATAGGTCAATCCTTCCATCACCCCGAAGTTTACTTCCCGCAATTGTGCCAACCGGATTATTTTAGAATCGCCAAAAACGATCCTGGCTGTCTGCAAAGCGCGTTTCTTGCTGCTGGAGTATATTTTGTCAAAGCG
This window encodes:
- a CDS encoding histidine phosphatase family protein, with product MPTTLYLIRHGITEWNQKGIYCGRIDVPLSKEGKLQATRLSRKLRSVRFDKIYSSSKKRALQTARIVFGDSKIIRLAQLREVNFGVMEGLTYEQILKKYPAAYRKWFKSPYSNPMPKAENLNAFKNRIEKAINGIVKSNKDKTIAIVCHGGSISIFLTRILRNKKFWEYIPSPATATIVDVVHKPTSGKKLQINYKLRKQKHLFVNIYNKKS
- a CDS encoding bifunctional adenosylcobinamide kinase/adenosylcobinamide-phosphate guanylyltransferase, with translation MGKIIFITGGARSGKSTYAASLAEKHKKVAFIATCQALDREMAKRIKLHQHDRPLRWKTFEEPKK